Proteins from a genomic interval of Neodiprion lecontei isolate iyNeoLeco1 chromosome 2, iyNeoLeco1.1, whole genome shotgun sequence:
- the LOC107223703 gene encoding fibroin heavy chain — protein MELPKCSVTILLLLLTSDVFARPGLLGDLTGINTGRLLNPLGLFHKPEEGNSANSRSDALNTNFNLGPIGFSTSLSHAEASASSNGGAGSASANAEAKANNFGGYGGANANAKASASANAGVGGEGSASASANAKSQASSSGYGSGNGYGGSESNANANADANANANANANANANANAEANGGHFGGNQQFGGYGNYNYPPQQQPQQPQQPIGGYGNSQANANAKAEANANAGNGAYGNGQGLANGGNYQPQQPAGYGGNSNSNAGANAFGSANGGVQHPLAPGTGPVVGGLYDQGQVSYGQGQGTYEQSQFDQAHGHGQGQGTYGQSQFDQGHGHGHGHGQDQVSYGQGQGTYEQSQYGQGHSHGQGGKAQVVVVPVVLVQSKHPHPHPHPHPHYHGKHPNPDVIIVQEVGPSQPHGGVHGGSYNNEAGFESQGQRGDQHKVNPFLNGAAAAMANANANLNAGVQSQQVFNGGSFGDKTGQGSVEGHGNIAVPQQPSQNFLPGGGSSASSEANVHQAGNIEGSGNPFLGPSNSGGNNGGSTGGPKPFLQPGVNYDQSQGQRHGPAQGSAGSGNPFFNQGTSTANANANANANADANAEAQQVPGISSTVLGGSGGSYEQQSGGSYGGAAGGGAHQVSGIGSTVLGGSGGSYEQQSGGSYGGAVGGGAQQVPGIGSTVLGGSGGSYEQQSGGSYGGAVGGGAQQVPGIGSTVLGGSEGSHGQQIGGNHGGSSVSGGQANSLANAEANANAASSSGGFGTGGSGSSATSSAVSSANGGGTANAISEAKSSSSGSSASATSSSKASSLVNGGAGSSGSSEAISNAISSVFGSTSQASSSSKASSQSDVFGGNASATASATASANASTGGTGASAKASADAQASSGTPGIESKSSALASASANTRDMLIFSD, from the exons ATGGAACTGCCCAAGTGCTCTGTGACAATTCTCCTCCTACTTTTGACGAGTGACGTCTTCGCCAGACCAG GTCTTCTCGGTGACTTGACTGGTATCAACACGGGGCGTCTTTTGAATCCTCTGGGTCTGTTCCATAAGCCAGAAGAAGGGAACAGTGCAAATTCCCGCAGCGATGCCCTGAACACAAATTTCAACCTTGGACCCATCGGGTTTTCGACGAGTCTATCGCACGCTGAAGCCTCTGCGAGTTCCAACGGCGGCGCGGGATCCGCGTCTGCGAATGCGGAAGCAAAAGCAAACAATTTCGGAGGATACGGCGGAGCAAATGCGAACGCTAAAGCGTCAGCATCCGCGAATGCCGGAGTCGGAGGCGAAG GATCTGCTAGCGCCAGTGCTAACGCCAAGTCACAGGCTTCCTCGTCGGGGTACGGATCAGGAAATGGATATGGCGGCTCCGAGAGCAACGCAAACGCGAATGCAGACGCTAATGCAAACGCTAATGCAAACGCTAATGCAAACGCTAATGCAAACGCAGAAGCAAATGGTGGTCACTTCGGTGGCAACCAGCAATTCGGAGGATATGGAAACTACAATTATCCTCCGCAACAGCAGCCGCAACAACCGCAACAGCCAATTGGTGGCTATGGAAACTCCCAGGCAAATGCGAACGCCAAGGCGGAGGCGAACGCGAATGCCGGAAATGGCGCGTACGGCAATGGTCAAGGCTTGGCGAACGGTGGCAACTACCAGCCTCAACAGCCCGCAGGATACGGTGGAAATTCGAATTCGAACGCAGGCGCTAACGCTTTTGGATCAGCGAACGGAGGCGTTCAGCATCCGCTCGCTCCAGGTACGGGACCAGTCGTAGGCGGCCTTTATGATCAGGGTCAAGTGTCGTATGGTCAGGGCCAGGGAACCTACGAACAAAGTCAATTCGATCAAGCTCATGGTCATGGTCAGGGTCAGGGAACCTACGGACAAAGTCAATTTGATCAAGGTCACGGTCATGGCCATGGTCATGGTCAGGATCAAGTGTCGTATGGTCAGGGCCAGGGAACCTACGAACAAAGTCAATACGGTCAAGGTCACAGTCATGGCCAGGGTGGAAAAGCCCAAGTGGTAGTGGTCCCAGTTGTTCTGGTTCAAAGCAAGCATcctcaccctcacccccaTCCTCACCCTCATTATCACGGCAAACATCCGAACCCCGACGTTATTATCGTCCAAGAAGTCGGCCCGAGCCAACCGCACG GTGGCGTTCATGGTGGTTCATACAATAATGAAGCAGGTTTCGAGTCCCAGGGACAAAGAGGTGACCAGCACAAGGTTAATCCTTTTTTGAACGGCGCTGCCGCAGCCATGGCAAACGCAAACGCGAACTTGAACGCAGGAGTACAAAGTCAGCAAGTATTTAACGGAGGTTCATTCGGCGATAAGACAGGCCAAGGTTCTGTCGAAGGTCACGGCAATATCGCTGTGCCACAACAACCCAGCCAAAACTTCTTACCCGGTGGAGGATCGTCCGCTAGTAGCGAAGCGAACGTGCATCAGGCTGGGAATATTGAAGGAAGTGGGAACCCATTCCTGGGACCATCGAATAGTGGCGGTAACAACGGAGGCTCTACTGGAGGTCCGAAACCCTTCTTGCAACCAGGAGTAAACTACGATCAAAGCCAAGGACAAAGACATGGACCAGCTCAAGGCTCCGCTGGAAGTGGAAACCCCTTCTTTAACCAGGGTACCTCAACTGCGAATGCCAATGCCAATGCCAATGCCAATGCTGATGCTAACGCCGAAGCTCAACAAGTTCCTGGAATATCTTCCACAGTCCTTGGAGGCTCCGGAGGATCTTACGAACAACAGAGTGGCGGAAGTTACGGTGGTGCAGCTGGTGGTGGTGCTCATCAAGTCTCTGGCATTGGCTCCACAGTTCTTGGAGGATCCGGAGGATCATACGAACAACAGAGTGGCGGAAGTTACGGTGGCGCAGTTGGTGGAGGTGCTCAACAGGTTCCTGGCATTGGTTCCACAGTCCTTGGAGGATCAGGAGGATCTTACGAACAACAGAGTGGCGGAAGTTACGGTGGCGCAGTTGGTGGAGGTGCTCAACAAGTTCCTGGCATTGGCTCCACGGTCCTTGGAGGATCCGAGGGATCCCATGGTCAACAAATCGGAGGAAACCACGGGGGCAGCAGTGTGAGTGGTGGTCAAGCCAATTCGTTAGCGAACGCAGAGGCGAACGCAAATGCAGCCAGCAGTTCCGGTGGCTTCGGAACCGGGGGATCTGGGTCGTCAGCGACCTCTTCAGCAGTGTCTTCGGCGAACGGTGGAGGTACTGCGAACGCAATTTCAGAGGCGAAGTCTTCCTCGTCCGGCTCCAGCGCTTCGGCTACGAGTTCAAGCAAGGCGTCATCTTTGGTAAACGGTGGAGCCGGGTCTTCGGGGAGTTCCGAAGCGATTTCGAACGCTATTTCATCGGTGTTTGGCTCCACGTCGCAGGCCTCCAGTTCAAGCAAGGCGTCCTCGCAGTCAGATGTCTTCGGCGGAAACGCTAGCGCCACAGCGTCGGCAACAGCTTCGGCAAACGCATCGACAGGCGGAACTGGAGCGAGCGCCAAGGCCAGTGCCGATGCTCAAGCTTCCAGCGGGACTCCGGGAATCGAGTCGAAAAGCTCAGCTTTGGCCTCAGCCTCGGCCAATACCCGCGACATGCTCATTTTCAGCGACTAA
- the LOC107223697 gene encoding nuclear pore complex protein Nup153-like isoform X2, translating to MNAAKFLFIFFAATATAAPQLGVGTGTSSHSTITETHSGTSIGNPGISSSITSINEQTSVVQNSGVEGVGDVGNSFTAAASVPLSIGAAAAAPLAAVAAAPFAAAAAVPLAAAGAAATLANAAAAPFSAVGIPLFGSSNGVRSDTFKVFTG from the exons ATGAACGCagctaaatttttattcatctttttcGCCGCGACTGCAACTGCAGCTCCACAACTGG GTGTGGGGACTGGGACTTCATCTCACTCTACCATCACTGAAACTCACAG TGGAACATCGATCGGCAATCCTGGCATCTCTTCTTCAATCACATCGATAAACGAACAGACGTCGGTCGTACAAAACTCAGGCGTCGAAGGCGTCGGAGATGTCGGTAATTCATTCACGGCTGCTGCTTCGGTTCCACTTTCAAttggtgctgctgctgcagctcCATTAGCGGCTGTTGCTGCAGCTCCATTTGCGGCTGCTGCTGCGGTTCCACTTGCGGCTGCTGGCGCTGCGGCTACACTTGCAAATGCTGCTGCAGCTCCGTTTTCGGCCGTAGGAATTCCCTTGTTCGGATCTTCCAATGGAGTTCGGTCCGATACGTTCAAAGTATTCACTGGCTaa
- the LOC107223697 gene encoding nuclear pore complex protein Nup153-like isoform X1, whose protein sequence is MNAAKFLFIFFAATATAAPQLGVGTGTSSHSTITETHSSGTSIGNPGISSSITSINEQTSVVQNSGVEGVGDVGNSFTAAASVPLSIGAAAAAPLAAVAAAPFAAAAAVPLAAAGAAATLANAAAAPFSAVGIPLFGSSNGVRSDTFKVFTG, encoded by the exons ATGAACGCagctaaatttttattcatctttttcGCCGCGACTGCAACTGCAGCTCCACAACTGG GTGTGGGGACTGGGACTTCATCTCACTCTACCATCACTGAAACTCACAG CAGTGGAACATCGATCGGCAATCCTGGCATCTCTTCTTCAATCACATCGATAAACGAACAGACGTCGGTCGTACAAAACTCAGGCGTCGAAGGCGTCGGAGATGTCGGTAATTCATTCACGGCTGCTGCTTCGGTTCCACTTTCAAttggtgctgctgctgcagctcCATTAGCGGCTGTTGCTGCAGCTCCATTTGCGGCTGCTGCTGCGGTTCCACTTGCGGCTGCTGGCGCTGCGGCTACACTTGCAAATGCTGCTGCAGCTCCGTTTTCGGCCGTAGGAATTCCCTTGTTCGGATCTTCCAATGGAGTTCGGTCCGATACGTTCAAAGTATTCACTGGCTaa